The proteins below are encoded in one region of Pleuronectes platessa chromosome 14, fPlePla1.1, whole genome shotgun sequence:
- the si:dkey-4e7.3 gene encoding inosine-uridine preferring nucleoside hydrolase → MAVIFRQRLFVLRRVNAATFTCSVGRLCAADHPSGVRGGAPGCRHQRLSALHSVAGLCSSGSMMSKKLLVDVDCGVDDAQAIMLALAAPNVELLGVTCVHGNTAVDNVCKNVLRVLQACNKLEIPVFKGAAKPILGNTIDAGHFHGQDGLGDAPDPNPPGLDLIQKEGAVSAMIRIVNENPGEVSLVATAPLTNLALAVKLDPSLPSKLRGLYIMGGNTESRGNITVCGEFNFVADPEAAYIVLNEFKCPTYLACWEFTCYSKLSWEFCDAWLAQDTDKARFMARIFRYSIEVSKSERFEKEFVAGSGFVSCDSYAMAAAVDDSFITESDRYAVSVELTGTHTRGMMVVDTLGLLKSTNKAFIIKKVDMKKFEKMMMAALK, encoded by the exons ATGGCGGTGATTTTCAGACAGAGACTGTTTGTCCTCAGAAGAGTTAATGCTGCAACCTTCACCTGCTCAGTGGGGAG GTTGTGTGCAGCTGATCATCCTTCAGGTGTGAGAGGAGGAGCTCCAGGCTGCAGACACCAACGTCTCTCTGCTTTACACTCAGTCGCTG GTTTGTGCTCCTCGGGGTCCATGATGAGTAAAAAGCTGCTGGTAGACGTGGACTGCGGGGTGGACGATGCTCAGGCCATCATGTTGGCGCTGGCCGCCCCCAACGTGGAGCTGCTGGGCGTCACCTGTGTGCACGGAAACACCGCGGTGGACAACGTGTGCAAGAACGTTCTGCGTGTTCTGCAAGCCTGTAATAAACTGGAG ATTCCAGTGTTTAAAGGTGCTGCTAAGCCGATTCTGGGGAACACCATTGATGCGGGACACTTCCATGGACAGGACGGGCTCGGAGACGCACCTGACCCCAACCCCCCCGGTCTGGATCTGATTCAGAAGGAGGGCGCCGTGTCAGCGATGATCAGGATCGTCAATGAAAACccaggagag GTGTCTCTGGTTGCCACGGCGCCGCTCACCAACCTGGCTCTGGCTGTGAAGTTGGATCCGTCTCTACCCAGTAAACTGCGAGGGCTCTACATCATGGGAGGAAACACTGAAT CTCGGGGAAACATCACAGTTTGTGGAGAGTTTAATTTTGTTGCTGATCCAGAAGCTGCTTACATCGTACTCAACGAGTTCAAGTGTCCCACTTACTTGGCCTGCTGGGAGTTTACCTGCTACAGCAAACTGTCCTGG GAGTTTTGCGACGCCTGGTTGGCCCAGGACACCGACAAAGCTCGCTTCATGGCGCGGATTTTCCGCTACAGCATCGAGGTGTCGAAAAGCGAGAGATTCGAGAAAGAGTTTGTCGCCGGCTCAGGGTTCGTCTCCTGCGACTCATACGCGATGGCGGCTGCCGTAGACGACTCGTTCATCACAGAGAGCGACCGCTATGCAGTTAGCGTGGAGCTGACGGGCACGCACACCCGAGGCATGATGGTGGTCGATACCTTGGGCCTCCTGAAGTCGACGAACAAGGCTTTCATTATTAAGAAGGTGGATATGAAGAAGTTCGAGAAGATGATGATGGCTGCTTTGAAGTGA